A window of the Synergistaceae bacterium genome harbors these coding sequences:
- a CDS encoding nucleotidyltransferase family protein, whose translation MFEGLDRAREDLAALGVITVGLFGSFARGDQNDDSDVDLLVEFAEGKRTFDNFMELSFLLEDLMGRRVEIVTREGMSPHILPRVLEEVESYNVAS comes from the coding sequence ATTTTCGAGGGCCTTGATAGAGCAAGAGAAGACCTGGCGGCGCTCGGAGTCATCACGGTCGGCCTGTTCGGATCCTTCGCAAGGGGCGATCAGAACGACGACAGCGATGTCGACCTTCTCGTGGAGTTCGCCGAGGGGAAGAGAACCTTCGACAACTTCATGGAGCTTTCCTTTCTTCTGGAGGACTTGATGGGCAGAAGGGTCGAGATAGTCACGCGGGAGGGCATGAGCCCTCACATTCTGCCCAGGGTGCTGGAGGAAGTCGAGAGCTACAATGTCGCATCGTGA